Proteins encoded together in one bacterium window:
- the ahaH gene encoding ATP synthase archaeal subunit H: MLTPVVRAENAARDRISNAENEAKNELRAARERAEDLGKTAEAKAREEVRQAVEDARYSGEVEAQDILERTEKEIETMKKKARGRMKEACRALVERITGT; encoded by the coding sequence TTGCTGACACCGGTGGTGAGGGCGGAGAACGCCGCCCGCGACCGGATCTCCAACGCCGAAAACGAGGCGAAGAACGAGCTCCGCGCCGCCCGCGAGAGGGCGGAGGATTTGGGGAAGACCGCGGAGGCCAAGGCCCGCGAAGAGGTCCGCCAGGCGGTCGAGGACGCCCGCTACTCGGGCGAGGTCGAGGCCCAGGACATACTCGAACGCACAGAGAAAGAAATCGAGACGATGAAGAAGAAGGCCCGCGGTCGCATGAAGGAAGCCTGCCGGGCCCTCGTGGAACGCATCACCGGCACCTAG